In Stigmatopora argus isolate UIUO_Sarg chromosome 10, RoL_Sarg_1.0, whole genome shotgun sequence, the following proteins share a genomic window:
- the LOC144083993 gene encoding claudin-3-like, with protein MSVGLELLGISLCILGWIIGIVACALPMWRVTAFIGSNIVTAQIIWEGLWMTCVVQSTGQMQCKVYDSMLALSQDLQAARALTVMAILLAVVAVLVAVTGAKCTNCIEEEASKAKVMIVSGVFFIVSGVMQLIPVSWSAHAIIRDFYNPLVTDAQRRELGAALYVGWAAAALLVLGGGLLCCSCPPSQARYGNSRMAYSASRSAGAQGMERKDYV; from the coding sequence ATGTCGGTGGGCCTGGAGCTGCTGGGCATCTCCCTGTGCATCCTGGGATGGATCATCGGCATCGTGGCGTGCGCCCTGCCCATGTGGAGGGTGACGGCCTTCATCGGGAGCAACATCGTGACGGCCCAGATCATCTGGGAGGGCTTGTGGATGACCTGCGTGGTCCAGAGCACGGGCCAGATGCAGTGCAAGGTCTACGACTCCATGCTGGCGCTGTCGCAGGACCTGCAGGCAGCCCGGGCCCTCACCGTCATGGCCATCCTGCTGGCCGTGGTGGCCGTGCTGGTGGCCGTCACCGGCGCCAAGTGCACCAACTGCATTGAGGAGGAGGCCTCCAAGGCCAAGGTGATGATCGTCTCCGGGGTCTTCTTCATCGTCTCGGGCGTGATGCAGCTCATCCCCGTGTCCTGGTCGGCCCACGCCATCATCCGGGACTTCTACAACCCGTTGGTGACGGACGCCCAGAGGCGAGAGCTGGGCGCCGCGCTCTACGTGGGCTGGGCGGCCGCCGCCCTGCTGGTCCTGGGGGGTGGGTTGCTTTGctgctcttgcccgcccagccaGGCGCGCTACGGCAATTCCAGGATGGCCTACTCGGCGTCCAGGTCGGCGGGGGCTCAAGGGATGGAGAGGAAGGACTACGTGTGA
- the LOC144083490 gene encoding claudin-4-like yields the protein MASAGVELLGLTLAVTGWLGVMVACGLPMWRVAAYVGQNVLVSQVIWEGLWMNCSVQSTGQIHCKVHDSTLGLAPDLQAARALVLASVTLGVAGTALAAAGAKCTDCGRDREGKRRLAAIGGLLLTLAGLSTLTAVSWTARVIAAGFYDPLLEDTGKRDFGNALYFGWAASSLLVLGGALLWCPCGERGEVDDAAAVSRRRRGKSDYV from the coding sequence ATGGCGTCCGCCGGCGTGGAACTCCTGGGACTGACGCTGGCCGTGACGGGCTGGCTGGGCGTGATGGTGGCGTGCGGCCTCCCCATGTGGCGCGTGGCCGCCTACGTGGGTCAGAACGTACTCGTGTCCCAGGTCATCTGGGAGGGCTTGTGGATGAACTGCTCGGTCCAGAGCACGGGACAAATACACTGCAAGGTCCACGACTCGACGCTGGGGTTGGCGCCGGACCTCCAGGCCGCCCGCGCCTTGGTGCTGGCCTCGGTCACGCTGGGAGTGGCGGGGACGGCTTTGGCCGCGGCCGGCGCCAAGTGCACCGACTGCGGCCGGGACCGGGAGGGCAAACGGCGTCTGGCGGCGATCGGCGGGCTGCTCTTGACCCTGGCGGGGCTCTCCACGCTGACCGCCGTGTCCTGGACGGCGCGGGTCATCGCCGCGGGCTTCTACGACCCGCTGCTGGAAGACACGGGAAAACGTGACTTTGGGAACGCGCTCTACTTCGGGTGGGCGGCGTCCTCTTTGCTCGTTCTCGGAGGGGCCCTGCTGTGGTGCCCCTGCGGCGAGCGCGGGGAGGTCGACGACGCGGCGGCCGTTAGCCGACGCCGGCGTGGAAAATCAGACTATGTGTGA
- the LOC144083989 gene encoding claudin-4-like, whose translation MARLRLPPAYMSRGGATARRKDESGTMPSAGLEILGVALGVLGWILGLASCVLPMWRVSAFIGVNIVTAQTVWEGIWMNCVVQSTGQMQCKFHDSMLALGGDLQAARALSVVSVATGLVGLLMAAAGAKCTNCVEDRRSKARISVAAGAAFLLASLTQLVPVSWSANAIVSDFYNPVVPEAQKREMGAALYAGWASAAFLLLGGALLCSGCPPEPEKRYGTPSGLVYPPGRSVPMGDYERKNYV comes from the coding sequence ATGGCGAGGCTCCGCCTCCCCCCGGCCTATATGAGCCGCGGCGGGGCGACGGCGCGGCGAAAAGACGAATCGGGAACCATGCCGTCGGCGGGATTGGAGATACTGGGGGTGGCGCTGGGCGTCCTGGGTTGGATCCTGGGCCTGGCGTCGTGCGTGCTGCCCATGTGGCGCGTCTCGGCGTTCATCGGCGTCAACATCGTGACGGCGCAGACCGTCTGGGAGGGCATCTGGATGAACTGCGTGGTGCAGAGCACGGGACAGATGCAGTGCAAATTCCACGACTCCATGCTGGCCCTCGGAGGCGACCTGCAGGCCGCAAGGGCCCTCAGCGTGGTCTCCGTGGCGACCGGCCTGGTGGGCCTCCTGATGGCCGCCGCGGGGGCCAAGTGTACCAACTGCGTGGAGGACCGGCGCTCCAAGGCCCGGATCAGCGTGGCGGCCGGGGCCGCCTTCCTCTTGGCGTCTTTGACCCAGCTGGTGCCGGTGTCCTGGTCCGCCAACGCCATCGTGTCGGACTTCTACAACCCGGTGGTCCCCGAGGCCCAGAAGCGGGAGATGGGGGCGGCGCTGTACGCCGGTTGGGCGTCGGCCGCCTTCCTGCTCCTCGGCGGGGCCCTCCTCTGTTCCGGATGCCCCCCCGAGCCCGAGAAGAGGTACGGGACCCCGTCCGGACTGGTCTACCCGCCCGGCAGATCCGTCCCCATGGGGGACTACGAGCGGAAAAACTACGTCTGA